The genome window GAGCCTGGTCCCCGCGATGGATTTCTCAGCAGATAGGACGGATGGAAGATCGGCATGATCCAGCGCCCTTCAATCTGTGTCCATTGTCCGCGCAGCGAAGTGATTCCGGTCTTGTTGAGGATGGATTGACAGGCCACATTTCCAGTCAACAGGATGACACGCGGATCCATCCAGCGGATGATCTCAAAGACGTACGGCCGGTAATATTCGATCTCGGAATCGCTGGGCTTGCGGAACGCCTTGCCATCGTCTCCCGGCGGCATGCGGAAGACCGAGTTGGTGATGTACACATCCTTTTCAGGGTCAAAATTCCCCGCCTGTAAAATCTTGTCCAGCAATTGACCTGCACGCCCGACAAACGGTTTCCCCTGAATATTTTCCTGCGGCCCCGGCGCTTCGCCAATAATCAGCAGTTTGGCCTGCGGGTTTCCGCGGCTGATGACAACGTTTGTGCCCGCGTTTGCAAGAGGATCATCCTTCATCTGCATGATCGCGTTCAGGATTGCGTCAAGGGATGGGTATTGATTTGATGAACTGAATAAATCGGATTGAAACATGGATGTTTCTCTGAAATGGCGTTAAATAATTT of Anaerolineales bacterium contains these proteins:
- a CDS encoding uracil-DNA glycosylase — translated: MFQSDLFSSSNQYPSLDAILNAIMQMKDDPLANAGTNVVISRGNPQAKLLIIGEAPGPQENIQGKPFVGRAGQLLDKILQAGNFDPEKDVYITNSVFRMPPGDDGKAFRKPSDSEIEYYRPYVFEIIRWMDPRVILLTGNVACQSILNKTGITSLRGQWTQIEGRWIMPIFHPSYLLRNPSRGPGSPKALMWDDIREVRRRYDAWGA